The sequence ctctcccctaagtgaaaaccatcgaatcctagcgaacctcccttctctctcctcggagttggaagaggggagaacaactagggttcgatagcgattttccgctttacaggtgcaTTCAGGGAAATagcacatcatcatcatctgaatattTAGATGAACGACCAGCAAGACCCACTCTAGGGACAGATGAATACTTCAACGAAATGGTGTATTGCATTTGCAATAGGTGCCAAAATAGGAAACTAAAGAAGCGATGACTTGTTGGTATCCATAGATTGAACTATGGGGTTTATATAGAAGAGGTACACTATAattaacaaattattattttttaaataaataaaggtgcACATTATTCAATACATTATTATTGACCATTTCAATTGGTTTTCTGATAAAAAGCCGCTTCCAGTTCACAATATTTCTGAAGAACCAACAGATGTCACCGATGATAGCCACTCtcaagatgaagaagaagacacaGTTATGGATGAAGACACTTCAGAGATAAATGAGGCTGGTGTCAATGAATTCATCCAAGACTTCTACACATCTTTTGAAGAAGTTATTGATTCCCCCCTAGCTCAGTTGGCTACGACACCTGTTTTCCCAAATGCAGATACTTCTATATTGGCAGCACTTATGTTGTTGTTGAATTTGAAGGTTACACATGGACTGACAAATACATGCTTTACTGATATATTAAGGTAGGATTCAATATTCCTATAAATTAATGCTCTCAATGTCTTAAATTTTTTGAATAATGTGTATACTTATCTTATAAAAAACATTTGTTGCATCATGTTCCTGATGTGGGTTCAGTCAGAATTCTCCCACCAACAACCGAACAAGTTTCCTTGAGGAGTCTCATAGATTCACAATCAAGAATACTAAGGCTCCTACCAGATACTCCTGAAAATGTTCCAACCAGACAAGAAATACTTGTACAAATTCAGTTATGGGAAAGGGCATTGTTGGAGAGTGCAGGGCCTACCTCAGATGAACAGGTAAAATTAATTATAGatttttcattttcataatttaaCAATTAATGAtttttattgtgttttattttctttaaatactATGATTAGAACTTTATTATGATTGGTCATTAACCTTTATTCAATGGTTGTCCTCTTCATTTGTAGCATTGTAGATACTTTGGTCACTACAACTTAAGATGAACTGTCTCTGTTACATGTAACATCCTCTAGATACTTCTTCCTAGGAATCAATCACAAAGATGGAACAAACATAATCAGAACTATGAATGCTTGTGCGCCAATCCcaatcaaaacaaacaaaatcAAAACTACGGATATTGTCAAACAATCTTTCTCTTTATTGTTCGACCTTCATTCTTGTTGACTACTGCAACTTTACTGGCTGCTTAGAAATAGTTTCATATTTTGGTTGGGTTTCTAACAATTTCACAATCTCACTGTAAATACAGGAAATAAATGGCAAAGTGATTGATGCACCTATAGGAGCATCTACCTCAACCCCTAAGACTACAACAATATCCTTAGTGACTACAAAAGGAACGCAAGAAGTTACAATCTTGCTCACCTCAGAAGGAAATGTCTTGAAGGATGAAGTGGGGTTAAAATTTTTTCACTTTATTTTTCGTCGTGCAGAACAATTATTTGGAAATACCATTCAAATGGATTGGAGGAAGCAATCCAATGCTAAGAAAGAGGAACTCTTTAAAGATGTCATAACAACATTTGGAAATCCAGGttttaataaagatatcattcttGATATTGCACGGATACATGCACTCTAAACGAGATAATTTAAGGTCGAGTCTGACAAAAGACTTGAGATATCCACGTCCAGCTTGGATTATAGACCAAGTGACATGGGATGAACTTATGAAAGATGCCAAATTTAAGAGGAAATCCCACAATAATCCAAACTATAGGCCATCTACACGAGGAGGATCTAGAAGACGCCTTCGAGATACAACAAAAGCAACCCAAGCTAGGGTGTCAAGTATTGGATCCTATTAATTAGGATCTGGTGGGTATAATAGCATTCGTGGTGGTTTGGTGAGTGAATATTTTCATCTACTGTATTTTCTATTtcataaaaagtcatgaaaaacTTCTAAGTTAATTGTATCTTATGATTCATTATACCTTATAAATTTGGTTATGTTTGTTAATGTAGGTTCACCAATTTCAAAAGGAAGCTTCAGAGGAGGACCTAAAATATGCTTTATTACATGGTTCCCAAGGCCTACGACAACATTTGGTAGATCGAGGGGAGATTTTAGTGAGTGGTCATGAATCTGAGGTAAGTTCTTTATAATATCATATGACTTGTGCAATAATTTAACTAGAGGTATTAAGTTATTTAAATAAGTTAAATTTTTTTGTGTATAGGAAGCCCAACAATCACACTCATCAGGTAGTGAGCATGAAGAGGAGGTAGAGGATCATGATGAATTGTTTGTTGCACACAATGATTCGATTGTCATTCCTGAAACTCGGCAGGAAACCATCTTTGAATTTCAACAAGCGAGAGACAACAATATGGAGGAGGGTGTTCAATGTGATGAACTATCCACACCCACAATCAGAAAGGTGCCTTGTAAAAAGAGGACACAAAGCAAGAGGATGGATAGAAACAAGTGAACAAAAGACATGTTTGCTTCCTATCATTGTTCAGTTTTCATTGCTATTATAAACCTAATTTATATCatcatatttttttaattgatACTTGTGAATTTATTTACTCTCAAGCTCTTCCTTAAGAACATGTGGTGTTGGCTGTTTCTTAAATAATTATCAATTTTGATTAGGAAAGTAGGTAATTGTACTTGGTTTAGAGGTTGCTAAATTCCAGTAGCCTCACACTAATGATACCACATTGATAAATTATAACTTTCCGTACATAAGTGATGATAATAGAGATTAATCTATGGTAAAAAACAGAGCAATTATCAATTCTGTGACTGTCAAATCTGTGAGTAACTATTGTTAATTCTGTGACTGTCATGATAATAGAGATTAATCTATGATAAAAAACAGAGCAATTATCAATTCTGTGACTGTCAAATCTGTGAGTAACTTTTTTCCCAAAACAGTGTAATGACGAACTCCAGTGTATACTTCAAGCTAAATATGTTGCCTTTTGGAAACATGGATATGTTAGATTGTTACCAATGCGAATGCGTCTTGTGGTCAGCTATTCAAGTTATGGATCTTTTCACAAGAGCTGTTGCATATGATGCGATTATGGGTATGGTAGAAAAATGAGGGTTTTAAAAAAGATTGGTTTCCTTGCAGCAGTTgctattataaatttaaataaaacttAGAAATGAGGTTGAAACCGAGAGCTCATGCTTATCCAGAACAACGTGGACAACAATGTGGCAGTCCTTTATTTTCAAGGTTGGTGTTCTTTGGTTGGCTTGTAGTATGCTTATTTACAGCGGGGACTGTAGCCATGATATGATACAATATGAAGTTGCAGTGTAAACTCTTGAAATTGAAAACCAAGCAATGTTTCTGTATTGATCAAGCTATGAAAAACAGTGAATTACTGGAGCACAGACCTTCCCAGATCTCAAGATTGCAACTGTAGAGGAAAACAAAAATACACTTAAATACATCCATAGAAATAGAAGCCCAGATTTCTTTCAGTTTCAGACTGCTTATATTTTTTCCATTTTTGCCCATTTAATATCGCTATTATATTAACCCCTATAACACCTCACATGGCACTTTAACTTTacacaaaatatattttaatctaCTTATAACACCATGATATTGACAAGTCCAAAATAcactttatgtttttttttttttgattcaacTATAACACAGATCTGATCTAGCATTGCTAGTCATGGTGTTATGGATAATAGATACATAACATATAAATACATTTACCAAAAAGTGTATGGCTTCCAATTATTGAAACTTAAATTTTAAGGATAAGTATGATTCTTTGAAGAGCAAATGATACTATGTGGGTCACTGGCCTCAGACAAGTGCAACGAAGGTCCCAGATCAATCTCACACTGCGCTTGTCGGAGTTTATTGCACCACATGTCAAAAGTTGTGCTCAAATCAGGCCATGCTTTCTTAGATCTGAGGCAAGCACTTATCCAAATGTTAAAGATCCGTTCTTGATCTGCCATAGGAAGAGAGGTAGCCAAGTTTTAACCAGAGAAAGGCAGACAGATCTTTGACAAATCACTTGACCAATCTGTAGAGCTTGAAGTAGTCAAACTAGAATTTTGAATAAGGTCTCTGTGAAGGGATTCTGATAAATTTGACTAACGACCAGCTGTGCAAGTTCTTGTTCTTCAACAATCATTTTCACAGCCATGTCAGCTATCTCCAATGCAAACATTTCATCCAAAAGCCAACAGAGAGCAGAACTTGCAATGCTAATCTGATAAGAATTCCATGAAAAGTAGTTGGCAAATTTGCAGAGTTGTGATTTGACAATATCTAGATTATTCTGAAGCTCCCTGAAATATCTGCAAATGTTGGAGAGGTGGTTATCTGCATATTGTCGTGCAGAACTCTCTTTGTAATCTCACGGGCCTTGGATGATACTCCATTTGATGCTAAAGACAACAGTTCACTTAAAATTTCTCCCATGGTATTGAGAGGGTTGAAGTCCTGAACACATCCAGAGGTGGAAAGACGAACAGCTAAGTCAGGGGACAAATGCAATTGcaatgtgttgacgtgtattttgtacaccatcatacacagaataaaatacctaaaggcatcttatcctctcttgaataaagcctctaactgctgaagattcgcatgaaggatcagttaggatgactccaatgttctggttagtagggtctctacgtgtggataagcaccagcggtatgatgtgatttgctgtgttCTCAAGGGGCCTTACACTCCGAAAGTCTTACTAAACTAAAGAAGGTTTTCAAAAAATAAcgaaaggatagggtttgcaagagatctaatctattctaaccctaagaatgacttcatgtggacaagacttggcaagattctaccaacttcaatttcgccataaataacaactcaattgaaattgatgcgatcttttaaggtaacaaatgattttcaacgcatcaaagatcaaagacactaccacgaaggtacatatctaagatacaataatgattgaaggttaagtgattcaaatatctccagttgaccacgcaaggcgttcctacaatcagcaagaagctagtggtatggaaagcgaatcctaccaaagatc is a genomic window of Cryptomeria japonica chromosome 7, Sugi_1.0, whole genome shotgun sequence containing:
- the LOC131032137 gene encoding uncharacterized protein LOC131032137; amino-acid sequence: MADQVHQFQKEASEEDLKYALLHGSQGLRQHLVDRGEILVSGHESEEAQQSHSSGSEHEEEVEDHDELFVAHNDSIVIPETRQETIFEFQQARDNNMEEGVQCDELSTPTIRKVPCKKRTQSKRMDRNK